In the genome of Candidatus Delongbacteria bacterium, the window GACGAAGGACTTCTCCTACGGCAGCCTGGCTGGCAAGCGCCGGGACGAGGAGCCGGCCAAGGCCAAGGAATACCTGTTCGTGGGGACGGCGAAGAAGGCTCAGGACGAAGCGCAAAAGGAGGATCCCGTGCAGGACCCAAAGGTCGTGGACGCCGAGGCCGTCAATGAATTGGCGGCAGTCGCCGCGTTGACCCGCCTGAAGGCGCGTCTGGACGCTGGCCGGTTGGTGGCCGTGTCAGAGGCGAAGCCCGAGGGCGGCGAAGATCACGAGATCGCCTTCGTGCTGTGTCACGCCGGCACCAACAAGAATGGCGACCACTTCACGGTGGTGGAGCTGAAGGCGGCGGCCCCCAGCGCGGCCGGCACCAAGATCAACCTCAAGCACGGCCAGAAGGCCCAGGACATCGTGGGCAAGACGGAGAGTGCGGCCTACGAGGAGACGGAGGGCGGCCGCGTCGTCTGCGCGGGAAAGCTCTTCACGGGCAGTGACGAGCTGGCGGCCAAGGCCAGGAAGCTCATCCACGAGGAGCTGATCACCAAGGTCTCGATGGAGTGCTCGTATGCCAAGGGCGAGTGCTCGATCTGTGGGCACACGCACGTGGCCGTGGCGGACCGCTGCGAGCACCTGAAGAAGTCCAAGGGCCAGCAGCTCGATGGCAAGGACGTCTTCGAGATCCTGCACGGCGTGACCTTCACGGGCGCGGGGCTGCTGGAGGGCTACGAGCCCGCTGACCCCAAGGCCGACATCACGTCGATGGCCTGGGAACCGGACGGCCTGATGCGCGCCTTCTCGTACGGCGGCGAGCTGGCCAGGCAACCGGACCGGCCCGAAACCATGCGCCAGGTCCTGATCCAGCAGGAGATCCGGGACGACCTCTGGCGCACGCAGGACGCCTTTCACACGGTCATCAGCACGCTGGTCGACCAGTTCGCGGCCGAGGCCGCGTCGCTGGACGAGATCGGCGCCAAGATCCGCCAGGCCGCCGGCGACACGGCGGATCGCGTGATCCAAATCCTGACCACCATCAGCAAGGAGACGGGAGCCATGGACCCGAAGACGGAGCAGGCGGCCTCGCAGAAGGCCCTGAAGGACATGAGCCACGAGGAGCTCTTGAAGCACGCCGAGGAGCTGGCGGGCCTCAACACGGACCTGGCCGGCAAGGTCCAGGCGGCGGAGGTCGAGAAAGCCAAGAGCGCGGCCCTCCAGGCGGCCGAGGCGCTGGTGGCGCTGATGGAGAAGAAGGGCAGGGCCTTCGCCGATCCCGCCGCGCGCCAGGCGGAGGTGGACAAGCTGGCAGCCCTCTCCGACGAGGCCCGGAAGGCCGTGGCGGACACCTGGAGCGCCCTGCCCGACAAGGCGGGTGACAAGTCCGGCGTGCCGGCCAAGGAAACCCCGGCGGGCGGCGAGGGCGGCGGCGAGGGCGCGCAGGCGGCCACGGCCGCGGGCGGCGGGGCACTCAGGGCCAACGCCGGCCTGACGCCGGCCACGGGTGGCGACCCCACGCCCCAGGACCTCAAGACCAAGCTCACCGTGGGCTTTCAGGCCGCCTACGAGGAGCGCGTGGCGCGCGAGCGTGGCGAGGCGACCGGCGGCGGGACCGAGTAACTACTCCCGACCCGGAGATGCCGGGACGGTCAACGAAGAGACAAGGAGCGAAGCATGTACAACAACTCCCATCCCGGCATCGAGTACGGCGACGGCGTCCTCAAGGGGCCGGGCACGCCGGGCCAGGTGCTCAAGAGCGTCGGCAACAACGAGTTCTCGGTGGTCTCGAATGCCGCCGATGTGCCGGCGGGCATCCTGAAGCGCGCCGACAAGAACTGCGCCTTGCAGGGCGCGACGGAGACGACCCCTTGTGTCGTCGACACGGGGACCTTCGTCTTCCAGACGGACCAGTTCTCGGGCACGCCGGCCTTTGGCAACAACCTCACCTTCGACGCCACCACGGCCAAGCTGAAGGAGGCGGTGGCGACGAACAAGATCGTGGGCCGCGTGCTGTCCGTCGACGGAGCGGAGATCTCCGTCCTGTGGACGAACCACGGCTTGGTGGCCTAAACCCAGCCAGCAGGCTGAAAGCAGGAGACAACCCACGTGAAGACGCACTCGACGAAGGACCCGCAGTTCATGGCCGCCATGGCGGTCCTGATGGCCGAGGCTCTGGGCAGGGAGAATGGCCTCTACGCCCTGGCCGAGGCCATCGCCCCGGTGATCAAGATGGACATCGAGCGCAAGAACATCGTGCCCCTGGTCCTGACCGAGCACACGCTCAAGGCCGGGCAGGAGGCCAAGTACCAGAAACGCGCGGCGCTCCGGGCGCACTACATCGGTGTGGGCGGCCAGCCCCACCAGCAGGAGGTGAACGCGGACACGGAGGTGTCCTTCCCGATCTTCCGCATCCACGCCAACCCTGAGGTCGATGTCAGCGATCTGGCCAACGGCAACATCGGCGCCATCACCGACATGCAGACCGATGCCGCCAGCGCCATCCGCAACAAGCTCAACGCCAAGGTGGTGGACCTCCTGTCCGCCGCGGCGGCCACACTGCCCACCACCAACGTGGTCAACGTGACGGGCGGCAAGCTCACCGACACGGCGCTCTTCACGGCCATCGGGCGCATCAACGACCTGGAACTGACGCCGCGCTTCCTCTTGATCCGCGGCAGCCGCATCATCGACCTGAAGGACTTCAACCTGGATCCCGAATCGCGGCGCGAGTTCGTCGAGAAGGGCATCCTCAACCGCCTGCAGGGCGCGGGTCTGATCAACAGCGCGTCCATGAAGACGGACGAGGTGATCCTCATCCCGGACATGGAGGTGGGCAAGTACGCCATCCGCACGGCCCTGCAGGTGGAC includes:
- a CDS encoding DNA adenine methylase encodes the protein MQFLTVEAALFPELSLSAQGAGAPTHGVQYIGNKRKLLDWIREQIPEGVKTVVDAFAGGGSVSYMLKREGFAVHSNDSLHWPHHIARAILVNQTEIVTDEEIEALCQPNPKAGTFVRDHYAGKFWKPEIHGVIDEVRENIDDLSGFKKDLALAALGATMLSARGWFPQFTTSKVSEDGYSPEQFHKRLGEVIRRLNSMVLDGPACTAQRLDVREFLPKVKADLAYFDPPYVTEFSAANYSANYHVVDAVMVKGEGRTPNTDSVTRMEKTQGDLTKANIAAFFQEVFAAAEHIPDWILSYRDHSYPTEAELQEVFEKAGREFRLETKDFSYGSLAGKRRDEEPAKAKEYLFVGTAKKAQDEAQKEDPVQDPKVVDAEAVNELAAVAALTRLKARLDAGRLVAVSEAKPEGGEDHEIAFVLCHAGTNKNGDHFTVVELKAAAPSAAGTKINLKHGQKAQDIVGKTESAAYEETEGGRVVCAGKLFTGSDELAAKARKLIHEELITKVSMECSYAKGECSICGHTHVAVADRCEHLKKSKGQQLDGKDVFEILHGVTFTGAGLLEGYEPADPKADITSMAWEPDGLMRAFSYGGELARQPDRPETMRQVLIQQEIRDDLWRTQDAFHTVISTLVDQFAAEAASLDEIGAKIRQAAGDTADRVIQILTTISKETGAMDPKTEQAASQKALKDMSHEELLKHAEELAGLNTDLAGKVQAAEVEKAKSAALQAAEALVALMEKKGRAFADPAARQAEVDKLAALSDEARKAVADTWSALPDKAGDKSGVPAKETPAGGEGGGEGAQAATAAGGGALRANAGLTPATGGDPTPQDLKTKLTVGFQAAYEERVARERGEATGGGTE
- a CDS encoding HK97-fold major capsid protein — its product is MKTHSTKDPQFMAAMAVLMAEALGRENGLYALAEAIAPVIKMDIERKNIVPLVLTEHTLKAGQEAKYQKRAALRAHYIGVGGQPHQQEVNADTEVSFPIFRIHANPEVDVSDLANGNIGAITDMQTDAASAIRNKLNAKVVDLLSAAAATLPTTNVVNVTGGKLTDTALFTAIGRINDLELTPRFLLIRGSRIIDLKDFNLDPESRREFVEKGILNRLQGAGLINSASMKTDEVILIPDMEVGKYAIRTALQVDPQKQGFKVGFLTWQECAMGITRPDLVFKVTISA